Genomic DNA from Oligoflexia bacterium:
AATCATAGGGCATAAAATTCTATTCACTAAAAAGCCAGGGAAATCTTCCACGGCAACCGTTTCTTTACCCATCTTTTGCGCTAAGTCAATTACAGTCTTGTAAGTTTCATCCGAAGTCAATAACCCCCGAATCACCTCCACCAGCTTCATAATGGGCACGGGATTCATAAAATGCATACCAATCACTTTATCCGGTCTATTGGTTTGCGCAGCAATTTTGGTAATGGGAATAGATGAGGTGTTGCTGGCTAAAATACAACTTTTTTGGGTAATTGAATCAAGAGATTTAAAAATTTCAAATTTGATGGTTTCATTTTCTGTTGCAGCTTCAACCACCAAGCCACAGTCAGCAAAAGCTTGCATATCAGTATTTGGATGCACTCTTGCCATAATGGAGTTTTGATCTTCAGAAGAAATTTTTTCTTTTTTGACCAAGCGGCTTAAACTGTTTTCAATGTTGTTTTTGCCCCAAGCAATTCTATCTTCGCTGACATCATATAACACCACTTCAAAGCCCTGCATGGCCGCAACTTGCGCAATACCAGAACCCATTTGCCCTGCACCAACAACCCCTATTTTCATTTTTGCTGCTCCTCAAATTTAAAATTCAAATAATAACACCCAAACACTTCTAAGAGTCTATGATCACATACTCCATATTCATCCATAAAAACGCCTGATACTCATATAAATTGAAATAATAAAAAATGCAAAATAGACTGGCATCCTATTCATTATTATTAACGTAAAAGATTGCAACTTGACTTTTTAAGACTGCTTAACGTATATCTCTGACTCAACTCAAAAAAGGGGAATTACCATGTTAAAAAACCATAAAAAAACTATTCTATTAACATTTTCTACGCTTCTTTTTAGCTTTAACGTTTTATCTCAATCTTATGAAAACTATGTTGCGCAAAATGAAACATGCATTGACCTTGCCTCTTCAATTAGAGAAATCCGAACCGTTTCAGCTACCTATGAAGGCTCTGTTAAGGCTTTATTTATTAACCGCCCTGGAACAAATCCTCTTTATGCCGGACAACTGCATAGCCAACAAGCCTTTACCAACCATATTAACTCTATCAACGGAGTAAACATTGCTCAAACTAAGTATGTAGATAACTTTAATCAAATCAACTACAACCCAGATAAAGTTTATGGTTACAGCTACAAGACAACCTCTGATTCAGATCAATCGGCTGCTTTTGCATTGCCCGCTGATACCAAAGAATTCACCTTTGCAGTCCGTAACCCAGATTCACCTCTGATTTGTCACTGTGTATTTGTAGAAGAAAGAAGTCAACTCAGCTGTGATTCATGGCACGGTGAATTGGATAAGATCCAAGCTGAGTACAATACCCGCATGCAGGACTATCAACGCTTAAACAATAGCTTTAGTAGAATACGTTTTTTTAATCCAGAAGATGAACATGAAAAACGTAAAGCACCCAAAGTCCGCAATCCTTGAGCTTATTTGGTCTTGACAAATTGCCTTGAATTTTTATCAAAAACTTTTTGATGTCACTATAGAATGCCATATGTCTATTGGCTTAGGGTGTGAGTTAAACTGAGTTGTAGTAGAAGCTCGACCAGCTATGGCAATGGTATCCCCGTTCATATGCTTATCCTCATTTGAATTGTCCATCATATCATTAATCTCAAGTATCGCCTTGCTTACTTGAGGACTGTCAGGTTTATCGATCTAAAACAATTAATCTCAGTTACTTTTTAAAACACACTTCAAAAAGTTAAGTGCCTACACTTTAATAGCGCTTAATCGGAAGGAGATTTGATAAACCTATCTCAAACTCCAAATAATAAAATATTTAAGAATTAATGCACTGTTGTAAAATTAAATTTTGTTCATTGTAAAGCTTCCCATGTGCATTGGCTATTGTACTGTGCATGTCTAAAAACGATCCCATACGATGCACCAAGGGTATATTTCTCAATGAGCTTAGAATCTGATAGGCGTCTTTATCCATTAACTCTGGATACCAAAAGGCTGAATCGGATGTTCCAGGGGTGGCTTGAATATGTTCTAAAGCATCCTTAAAACATTGCTGTATATATTTTTTTGAATCCTCAAAAAATAAGTTTTCTGGCATAGCTTTGTATTGTTCTAAAGCATCTTTGTACAATTCAAGGGTATCTTGCTTTAAAGCATCGATGTTAGCTTTAATTGCCGTTAAAACAATATCAACCTTACCAATATACTGATAGCGTATACTCAATAAATCCTCACCATGGGCGCCGGTTATTTTCCAAAAACTGCTATGATTTTCATAAACAAGTGCTAAATACAAAAAACCTTTATCTTGATAAACCATTGGATTAGACATTGTTTTTAAATCCCCATCAAAGCCAACGTAACATAAAACATCGTTAACCTTTTGCGATTTGATGAATTGGGCAAAATCTATCAGTGACTGCGCAACAACATAATTATCCGCTAAAAACGTACAAGAGTT
This window encodes:
- a CDS encoding 3-hydroxybutyryl-CoA dehydrogenase, with protein sequence MKIGVVGAGQMGSGIAQVAAMQGFEVVLYDVSEDRIAWGKNNIENSLSRLVKKEKISSEDQNSIMARVHPNTDMQAFADCGLVVEAATENETIKFEIFKSLDSITQKSCILASNTSSIPITKIAAQTNRPDKVIGMHFMNPVPIMKLVEVIRGLLTSDETYKTVIDLAQKMGKETVAVEDFPGFLVNRILCPMINEAVFALESGIAKAEDIDTAMKLGTNQPMGPLELADFIGLDTCLYIMEVLHAGLGEDKFRPAPLLRKYVQAGLLGRKSGRGFYTYEGK